TTCCCCCTTAATTGGCCTCGATTCTAGCCAAAGTAGATTTATGTTTCTCCGGGCGAATGCTCCAAGAGCTCTCCAGAGGGAACCGGGCTTATGACTTGTCGCGAAGAATGCAGCTGTTGTATCGGCATCCTCACTTATTTGATCCCTCAGTGAGATGACGAAGAACCTAGTTATGTTCAGGGGGATATCCTGAATGTCCCTGGCAAGTATCTTGAGACCGTAGATTGAGGCAGCTCTCTCGCTCGCTATAGCAGCTAAGCTCGCATCATTCGCATCAGCCACTATTCTAGCAGCTCCTGCTGTATCCAAGCTAGGGACCACGATCCAGTTCTTCCCCTTCAAAAATTTCTCGCATTGAGCTATAGCCTCGGGATGGGAATACACCACCTTCACGTCCTCAATTCTACCTTTAACGCTCATGAGCGCATGCGAAACCTTCACCTTAACTTCTCCAATTACCCTGACATCCCTCTCGAGTAATAGATCGAGGGATTTCCTTATACTACCGGTCGTAGAATTCTCTACGGGGATTACACCATAATCAGCTTCACCGGATTGAACGGAGTCGAAAACCTCATCCAAGTGGTCTTTAGTTAATAATTCGAAATCAAGGGATTTGAAGTAGATGCGAGCGGCTTCCTCGCTATAAGATCCCCTCTCCCCTTGAATTGCGACCCTCATTCAAGGGACGTGATAATAAGCAAGAAAAATTTTGCCGTTTTAAAACGGTCGCAGACCCCGGGGGTCAGCTGGTCCCGAGCATCTCAGTCTTCTGGGAGTTGAGGGAGGAATTACTTAATTCTTTAAAGTTCCATCGGATCCTGAGAAGGTGAAGAACTTGCGCTTCCATGAGCTCATGAATTCACTGAAGGGTAATTCGGGGAGCCTCGATGAAACGATTCTACCGGAGCTGAATCTGGCTCTCGAGGGGTCTCAAGGATCTTATAGAGTTTATACTACAGAAGTGATTACCGGAATTCCTCCCTCGGATATTGGATCCATATCGTTCCATCTTCCGGCCTCAAAGATTTCCGCATTGGGGGCGGATCCTAAGTTCGCCTTCGGAAGCTTCTTCATACCGGAGGGCCATCGTGGGGTAGTCGAGGATTTCGAGAGGGAAGCTCGCAGATATGGTTCAAGGACCGGGAGCAAAATAGTTCGTGGACGAAGGGCCCTTGCAATCGTATCCATGAGGGGGGAAGCCAGGGAGATAATATTACCAACTAACGTTAAGATCGGTGATTATATAGCTCTAATTGGTGTCCCAGGAGCTGAATTTCTCTACCTGATCTCGAACAAGAAACCGGAACTGTTCAAGAGGCTTGGAATGGAAGATAGTATTTGGAGGTGGAAGCGAGCCCTCTGGATGCTCACTTGCATAGATGCCGTGAGGACGCTCCTCACGATATCTAGGGTGAACGGGCTCTTATGCGTCGATAGCAGAGGGATCCTAGAATCCCTGAATAAACTTGCGGATATATCAGGGACCGGTTTCATCATCTCAAGGAATAGGATCATATTCCCTCCAGAATTAATGAGAATCGCAACACAAATGGATTTAGATCCGTTGGAGCTCCCCAGCTCCGGCGTGACACTAGCAGCAATTCCTAAGCATGTGCAAGTGAATCAGATAGGTGAGATCCTTGAGATACATGGATACTGGGTAAGCTTCATAGGGAATATAGCCCGGGAAGTCAGAGTTATCTCCTGAGAGGGTTCTAGGCGCTCTCTGTGACCACCTGAAGCCCCTCATTAGGGACGCTAGGGAGTTCGTGAGGGGCCAGGCAGGGGTATCTATCGCGAAGATCTACCTCCCATGGGGTTGCGTATACTTGAATGCATTGTGCGAAGCATCCGGTTACCTGGGGAAGCACCCTAAATTTCCCATGTTCTCACATTTTTTACGAAAAACATAATTTAATCTTATCTCACCGAGAAGTCTCATAAAATCCCTTCATTTTAGGAGATCCCGTATGTTAAATTTATTTGGATTTAATGTAAATGGTATATTCTAGCATTAAATAGGTCGCTCCCCTTTCAACGCATGTAGTTGCAATGCAGGGGAAAAATTTTTATTTGAGTTCTCCTTCCTTTTATTTATGCCAAGGGTTAGGTATCTGCCT
The sequence above is drawn from the Candidatus Korarchaeum cryptofilum OPF8 genome and encodes:
- the pheA gene encoding prephenate dehydratase; translated protein: MRVAIQGERGSYSEEAARIYFKSLDFELLTKDHLDEVFDSVQSGEADYGVIPVENSTTGSIRKSLDLLLERDVRVIGEVKVKVSHALMSVKGRIEDVKVVYSHPEAIAQCEKFLKGKNWIVVPSLDTAGAARIVADANDASLAAIASERAASIYGLKILARDIQDIPLNITRFFVISLRDQISEDADTTAAFFATSHKPGSLWRALGAFARRNINLLWLESRPIKGEPWNYSFYVEFEGSINEYAVREAIRELEELTIWIKILGSYRRMIL